One Diabrotica virgifera virgifera chromosome 3, PGI_DIABVI_V3a genomic window carries:
- the LOC126881539 gene encoding uncharacterized protein LOC126881539 isoform X1: MYFDILIYKCFVELPIMDIIEKTLSYNNKLIEPPPDNIVVQNEDNEEVHYVNIHEVHVNKVIEKKLGTNHFVLLNYELKPITDRLGLLGDHSILFVTFLNNIGSKEHLQFFVKYFPFTESQAQFADGIGAFEKEALVYKLFKEFYKQGITQASNVVPYCYVVAPKKYFILNDLTLESYQILNKHICLEYDVVVVVLQALAQLHSGSIAYEEKLKKNLLDLYGKDLDETFFNDRKGFPNVEGVESCIKCIVDEIKLFNFPNKLASGKVFTEVADTVCRKIYQAVKPSKTVRNVLTHGDIWTNNILIKYDKKSNKPIGCKLVDFQAGRYAPPAQDVLAFLYLNTRRDFRKKYLYELVGMYYSFLEKNLKQSDIKIDSILPFTEFLQSCDEQKLFGVLISAFYFPLVLINADEIETYFSNAELNRKTLFENRIHLVLAHKGKDTFYDERLRESIEDLKELCELF; encoded by the coding sequence GTTACCTATAATGGATATCATAGAGAAAACCTTATCGTATAATAACAAACTAATAGAACCCCCACCTGATAACATTGTGGTCCAAAATGAAGATAACGAAGAAGTTCACTATGTAAATATTCATGAGGTGCACGTCAACAAAGTCATCGAGAAAAAACTGGGCACCAATCATTTCGTTCTACTTAATTATGAGCTTAAACCTATAACTGACCGTCTTGGTCTTCTTGGAGACCACAGTATTTTGTTCGTAACATTCCTCAATAATATTGGATCCAAAGAACATTTGCAATTTTTCGTTAAGTATTTTCCTTTTACTGAATCTCAAGCACAATTCGCTGATGGCATCGGAGCATTTGAAAAAGAAGCACTGGTTTATAAATTGTTCAAAGAGTTTTATAAGCAAGGTATCACTCAAGCCAGTAATGTTGTCCCCTACTGCTATGTAGTAGCtcccaaaaaatattttatattaaatgaTCTTACTCTCGAGAGTTatcaaattttaaataaacatatttgcTTAGAATACGATGTCGTTGTAGTTGTTTTACAAGCTTTAGCCCAGTTACATTCCGGTAGTATAGCGTacgaagaaaaattaaagaagaatCTATTAGACTTATATGGTAAAGATTTAGATGAGACTTTCTTTAATGATAGAAAAGGTTTTCCAAATGTAGAAGGAGTAGAGTCTTGTATAAAGTGTATTGTGGACGAAATCAAgctttttaattttccaaataaaCTGGCTTCTGGAAAAGTTTTTACTGAAGTAGCAGACACAGTTTGTCGTAAAATATACCAAGCAGTTAAACCATCAAAAACTGTTAGAAACGTCCTAACACATGGAGACATATGGAcaaataatatattaataaaatatgacAAAAAGTCTAACAAACCAATTGGTTGTAAGTTGGTGGATTTTCAAGCTGGAAGGTATGCTCCACCAGCTCAAGATGTACTTGCTTTTTTGTACCTAAATACTCGAAgagatttcagaaaaaaatatctGTATGAATTAGTGGGAATGTATTATAGTTTTCTGGAAAAGAACCTCAAACAATCtgacataaaaattgacagtattTTACCTTTCACCGAGTTTTTACAAAGTTGCGATGAGCAAAAATTGTTCGGTGTTTTGATCAGTGCTTTCTATTTTCCTTTAGTATTAATCAACGCAGATGAAATTGAGACTTACTTTTCAAATGCAGAGCTAAACCGCAAAACTTTGTTCGAAAATAGAATCCATTTAGTATTGGCTCATAAAGGAAAAGATACATTTTACGATGAACGACTAAGGGAATCTATAGAAGATTTGAAAGAACTTTGCGAACTTTTTTAA
- the LOC126881539 gene encoding uncharacterized protein LOC126881539 isoform X2 — MDIIEKTLSYNNKLIEPPPDNIVVQNEDNEEVHYVNIHEVHVNKVIEKKLGTNHFVLLNYELKPITDRLGLLGDHSILFVTFLNNIGSKEHLQFFVKYFPFTESQAQFADGIGAFEKEALVYKLFKEFYKQGITQASNVVPYCYVVAPKKYFILNDLTLESYQILNKHICLEYDVVVVVLQALAQLHSGSIAYEEKLKKNLLDLYGKDLDETFFNDRKGFPNVEGVESCIKCIVDEIKLFNFPNKLASGKVFTEVADTVCRKIYQAVKPSKTVRNVLTHGDIWTNNILIKYDKKSNKPIGCKLVDFQAGRYAPPAQDVLAFLYLNTRRDFRKKYLYELVGMYYSFLEKNLKQSDIKIDSILPFTEFLQSCDEQKLFGVLISAFYFPLVLINADEIETYFSNAELNRKTLFENRIHLVLAHKGKDTFYDERLRESIEDLKELCELF; from the coding sequence ATGGATATCATAGAGAAAACCTTATCGTATAATAACAAACTAATAGAACCCCCACCTGATAACATTGTGGTCCAAAATGAAGATAACGAAGAAGTTCACTATGTAAATATTCATGAGGTGCACGTCAACAAAGTCATCGAGAAAAAACTGGGCACCAATCATTTCGTTCTACTTAATTATGAGCTTAAACCTATAACTGACCGTCTTGGTCTTCTTGGAGACCACAGTATTTTGTTCGTAACATTCCTCAATAATATTGGATCCAAAGAACATTTGCAATTTTTCGTTAAGTATTTTCCTTTTACTGAATCTCAAGCACAATTCGCTGATGGCATCGGAGCATTTGAAAAAGAAGCACTGGTTTATAAATTGTTCAAAGAGTTTTATAAGCAAGGTATCACTCAAGCCAGTAATGTTGTCCCCTACTGCTATGTAGTAGCtcccaaaaaatattttatattaaatgaTCTTACTCTCGAGAGTTatcaaattttaaataaacatatttgcTTAGAATACGATGTCGTTGTAGTTGTTTTACAAGCTTTAGCCCAGTTACATTCCGGTAGTATAGCGTacgaagaaaaattaaagaagaatCTATTAGACTTATATGGTAAAGATTTAGATGAGACTTTCTTTAATGATAGAAAAGGTTTTCCAAATGTAGAAGGAGTAGAGTCTTGTATAAAGTGTATTGTGGACGAAATCAAgctttttaattttccaaataaaCTGGCTTCTGGAAAAGTTTTTACTGAAGTAGCAGACACAGTTTGTCGTAAAATATACCAAGCAGTTAAACCATCAAAAACTGTTAGAAACGTCCTAACACATGGAGACATATGGAcaaataatatattaataaaatatgacAAAAAGTCTAACAAACCAATTGGTTGTAAGTTGGTGGATTTTCAAGCTGGAAGGTATGCTCCACCAGCTCAAGATGTACTTGCTTTTTTGTACCTAAATACTCGAAgagatttcagaaaaaaatatctGTATGAATTAGTGGGAATGTATTATAGTTTTCTGGAAAAGAACCTCAAACAATCtgacataaaaattgacagtattTTACCTTTCACCGAGTTTTTACAAAGTTGCGATGAGCAAAAATTGTTCGGTGTTTTGATCAGTGCTTTCTATTTTCCTTTAGTATTAATCAACGCAGATGAAATTGAGACTTACTTTTCAAATGCAGAGCTAAACCGCAAAACTTTGTTCGAAAATAGAATCCATTTAGTATTGGCTCATAAAGGAAAAGATACATTTTACGATGAACGACTAAGGGAATCTATAGAAGATTTGAAAGAACTTTGCGAACTTTTTTAA